One Aneurinibacillus migulanus genomic region harbors:
- a CDS encoding aldehyde dehydrogenase family protein, producing MRYLNYINGQWKEPSSGEYKENLSPHNGENLGEFPSSAVADIQEAVSAAKRAFSLWKKLSFQQRAVYLQKAADILKANLEEVGRDLTLEEGKTLVEGIGETQRAISILEYYAGEARQPLGEVIPSGNVETFLYTTRTPLGPIGMITPWNFPIAIPVWKLAPALIYGNTVVIKPADLTPKSVYHVMKAFDEAGLPAGVVNCVFGRGSVIGTEIVEHPDIKAISFTGSNQVGCQIQKQATEKGKKVQMEMGGKNPLIVLADADLNKAIEVAVGGAFKSTGQKCTATSRIIVEEGIYEAFRNQLVEHTKTLKVGNPLQHDTFIGPVVSQTQRDSVLAMINTGKTEATLLCGGEIPAEEELANGFYVQPTIFENVPCDARIAREEIFGPVIALFKVKNYEEAIEMANDTEYGLSAAICTNNLTVAHRFIEDIEVGLVHINSETAGSEPQVPFGGCKNSSTGSREQGKTAIEFYTQVKTVYMDRM from the coding sequence ATGCGATATTTGAATTATATTAATGGACAATGGAAAGAGCCGAGTTCAGGGGAATACAAGGAAAATCTTAGCCCACATAATGGAGAAAATTTAGGAGAATTCCCATCGAGTGCTGTAGCTGATATACAAGAAGCGGTGTCGGCTGCAAAAAGAGCATTTTCGCTTTGGAAGAAACTCTCATTCCAACAACGTGCCGTATATCTACAGAAAGCGGCTGATATTTTAAAAGCGAATCTTGAGGAAGTAGGGCGTGACTTAACATTAGAAGAAGGAAAAACGTTGGTAGAAGGTATTGGAGAAACCCAGCGCGCCATTAGCATTCTCGAATACTATGCCGGGGAAGCACGGCAACCGCTCGGTGAAGTTATCCCTTCCGGTAATGTGGAAACGTTTTTATATACAACTCGTACGCCATTAGGTCCTATTGGGATGATTACGCCATGGAATTTTCCGATTGCTATTCCAGTATGGAAGCTAGCGCCTGCTCTTATTTACGGGAATACAGTAGTGATTAAACCTGCTGATCTTACACCGAAATCCGTATATCATGTAATGAAAGCCTTTGATGAGGCAGGACTGCCGGCAGGTGTCGTGAACTGCGTGTTTGGCAGAGGCTCTGTCATCGGAACAGAAATAGTAGAGCATCCAGATATTAAAGCCATCTCGTTTACTGGTTCAAATCAAGTAGGCTGCCAAATTCAAAAGCAGGCAACAGAAAAAGGGAAAAAAGTGCAGATGGAAATGGGCGGGAAAAATCCGCTTATTGTTCTTGCGGATGCTGACTTGAATAAAGCCATAGAAGTTGCTGTAGGTGGAGCCTTTAAATCTACAGGACAGAAGTGTACGGCGACCAGTCGGATAATTGTAGAAGAAGGAATTTATGAAGCTTTCCGTAATCAGCTTGTGGAACATACAAAAACACTGAAAGTAGGTAATCCCCTCCAGCATGACACATTTATAGGTCCGGTCGTTTCTCAAACACAACGCGATAGTGTATTAGCGATGATAAATACCGGAAAGACAGAAGCAACGCTTTTGTGTGGAGGTGAAATTCCAGCAGAAGAAGAGTTAGCGAACGGTTTTTATGTACAGCCTACAATTTTTGAGAACGTGCCTTGTGATGCCCGTATTGCACGTGAAGAAATTTTCGGACCAGTCATTGCTCTTTTTAAAGTCAAAAACTATGAGGAAGCGATAGAAATGGCTAATGATACGGAATATGGTTTGAGTGCAGCCATCTGTACGAATAACTTGACCGTGGCTCACCGTTTTATTGAGGATATCGAGGTAGGTCTGGTACATATAAATTCAGAAACGGCTGGTTCCGAGCCGCAAGTGCCGTTTGGCGGTTGTAAAAATTCCAGTACTGGTTCGCGTGAACAAGGAAAGACCGCGATTGAATTTTATACACAAGTCAAGACAGTTTATATGGACCGAATGTAA
- a CDS encoding sigma-54 interaction domain-containing protein encodes MQNSMNDNEKIEMSSKVLKKILDHSPNEIYVLDKNAHVVYVNRACEQHYGIKLDEVVGKHNDEMVSKDYWRPLILPRIFKEKKAVTVKQITYSGKELVTTAIPLLNDEQEIELIITTGQEPNYKDIYLPDEQEPDDTSNNESYKENVITNNKEMNEVIKLCDKVSKVDTTILIQGESGTGKGVLAKYIHKKSHRSHAPFLSINCATIPEELLESELFGYAEGAFTGATKSGKQGLLELADGGTVFLDEIGEITPKVQAKLLQVIQDLEFLPVGGKEIKKVDIRIMSATNRNLYEMVQNKQFREDLYYRLHVVNLQIPPLRERQEDIVPLTYHFLSVYNKKYQLNRIISQEVLNVFYNYSWPGNIRQLENMVESLVVTSDGIIQTSNLPAILLKNTKQSGVTQGSSTLSLELALEELERTMIIDSYKRYRSTRKVANHLSISQSKAARLVRKHCSELDFYE; translated from the coding sequence GTGCAAAATTCGATGAATGATAATGAAAAAATAGAAATGAGTAGCAAGGTACTTAAAAAGATCTTAGACCACTCCCCTAATGAAATTTACGTTCTTGATAAAAACGCGCATGTTGTCTACGTAAACAGGGCCTGTGAACAGCATTATGGTATCAAGCTGGATGAAGTTGTCGGGAAACATAATGATGAAATGGTTTCTAAGGATTATTGGAGACCTCTGATTCTTCCTCGTATATTCAAAGAGAAGAAAGCGGTAACAGTTAAGCAAATAACTTATAGTGGTAAGGAATTGGTCACAACAGCCATCCCTTTGCTAAACGATGAACAAGAAATCGAACTTATTATCACTACCGGACAGGAGCCGAACTACAAAGACATCTATCTTCCAGATGAACAGGAACCAGACGATACAAGCAATAATGAGTCTTATAAAGAAAACGTCATTACGAATAACAAAGAAATGAATGAGGTAATTAAACTATGTGACAAGGTATCCAAAGTCGATACAACGATTTTAATTCAAGGAGAATCCGGTACAGGAAAAGGGGTACTAGCCAAATATATTCATAAGAAAAGTCATCGAAGCCATGCCCCTTTTTTATCTATAAACTGTGCAACTATACCGGAAGAGCTGCTAGAATCAGAGCTTTTCGGATATGCGGAAGGAGCATTCACCGGAGCAACGAAAAGTGGCAAGCAAGGATTGCTTGAGTTGGCGGATGGGGGTACCGTTTTTTTGGATGAAATCGGGGAAATTACACCAAAAGTTCAGGCAAAGCTTTTACAGGTGATTCAAGACCTCGAATTTCTTCCTGTTGGAGGAAAAGAAATAAAAAAAGTCGATATCCGCATTATGTCTGCTACTAATCGAAACTTATATGAGATGGTACAAAATAAACAATTCAGGGAAGATTTATATTACCGACTCCATGTTGTCAATCTGCAAATTCCGCCCTTACGGGAGAGACAAGAAGATATTGTTCCGTTAACCTATCATTTTCTTTCTGTATACAATAAAAAATATCAACTTAATCGGATTATTTCACAAGAGGTTTTGAACGTTTTTTACAATTATTCATGGCCCGGAAATATTAGACAATTGGAAAATATGGTCGAAAGCCTGGTTGTCACGAGCGACGGTATCATCCAAACGTCCAATTTACCGGCTATATTATTGAAAAATACGAAGCAAAGCGGCGTAACTCAAGGCTCTTCTACTCTCTCCCTTGAACTTGCGCTAGAAGAGCTGGAAAGAACGATGATTATCGATTCCTACAAAAGATACAGAAGTACACGAAAGGTAGCAAATCACTTGTCTATTAGCCAGTCAAAAGCCGCAAGATTAGTACGTAAACATTGCAGCGAATTAGACTTTTATGAGTAA
- a CDS encoding aromatic ring-hydroxylating oxygenase subunit alpha — MAVKESAPSFNPTIPYEQYISPQVFNKEREKIFSKNWILVGHTSQVKNAGDFFTFEVAGEPIIVTHCTDGELHAFYNICPHRGAKVERSEQGNKKILQCSYHGWTFKLDGHVHRAPNFKTNELGKYSCMKSIRLEVHHSLIFVNLDSDAPSFPVAYQSFLEEMQRYSFLESLKLVRETHRIVKANWKAVIDNFLECDHCPIAHPGFAKTFDLSNYNIIIDNKFSYQCSTVSEDTEGASARFYWIWPNMMLNVYPGAGNVNTIQVVPIDAETSLGIYRDYSVDAELTKEKEELFTFVDQVREEDFDLVELLQSGFRSKAFENGIYSPTEHAMEHFHQMIEEALQDE; from the coding sequence ATGGCTGTAAAAGAAAGCGCACCATCTTTTAATCCCACAATACCGTATGAGCAATATATAAGTCCGCAGGTCTTTAATAAAGAAAGAGAAAAGATATTTTCGAAAAATTGGATATTAGTTGGCCACACCAGTCAGGTTAAAAATGCAGGAGATTTCTTTACGTTTGAAGTAGCTGGCGAACCTATTATTGTTACTCATTGTACAGATGGAGAACTACATGCTTTTTATAATATTTGTCCGCATCGTGGTGCTAAGGTGGAGCGCAGTGAACAAGGAAATAAAAAGATTCTACAATGTAGTTATCATGGATGGACATTCAAATTGGATGGACATGTACATCGGGCACCTAACTTTAAAACAAATGAGCTTGGAAAATATAGCTGTATGAAGTCGATCCGGTTAGAAGTTCATCATTCGCTGATTTTTGTAAATCTGGACAGCGATGCTCCTTCTTTCCCGGTGGCTTATCAGTCATTCTTAGAGGAGATGCAACGTTATTCATTTCTTGAGTCTTTAAAATTAGTCAGAGAGACTCACCGTATCGTTAAGGCCAATTGGAAAGCGGTTATTGATAACTTTCTCGAGTGCGATCATTGCCCTATTGCCCATCCCGGATTTGCAAAAACGTTTGATTTGTCCAACTACAACATTATCATCGACAACAAATTTTCTTATCAATGCTCAACAGTAAGCGAGGATACCGAAGGTGCCAGCGCACGCTTTTATTGGATATGGCCGAATATGATGCTTAACGTTTATCCGGGGGCAGGGAATGTAAATACAATACAGGTTGTGCCTATTGATGCGGAAACGTCATTAGGTATCTATCGCGATTACTCTGTTGATGCCGAACTAACGAAGGAAAAAGAAGAGTTATTTACGTTCGTTGATCAGGTACGGGAAGAGGACTTTGACCTTGTAGAGTTGCTGCAAAGTGGTTTTCGCTCCAAAGCATTTGAGAACGGAATTTATTCTCCTACCGAGCATGCTATGGAACATTTCCATCAGATGATTGAAGAGGCATTACAAGACGAATAG
- a CDS encoding Glu/Leu/Phe/Val family dehydrogenase has protein sequence MKNPYLVVEWNDTETNAQGWMVVHNFVKGYAGGGTRMHPTVTKEEVKRLAEAMAYKYTACESKTTGGCKAGIAYDYKAPDAKAVLRRFLIAMMPYVDAGVSLGSDLGTNYDDVLKVFKEFGIDIPLTKSMKQDQNVLQGIKAFDDLLGTKVDGLCLNDAVTGYGVAFSADEAWKFKRGKEGATVVIQGFGCVGASCALKMTHLGYKVVGIADANLLVTCEEGLDIQKLIDHKNAHGEMNPDSFESNYVIRSNTEWLDIDCDILIPSALEDVINETNAHKVKASLIVEAANIPISHAGDKIIKQRGIDIVNDFVANLGAIRFYDAVIFGLVKPESQEVIADIEKLCRKNTYNLFTEAKKRNEYQREVAYEMFKPAVSDLLEYAEPAKAISVQP, from the coding sequence ATGAAAAATCCATACTTGGTTGTTGAATGGAACGATACAGAAACGAACGCGCAGGGCTGGATGGTCGTCCATAACTTCGTGAAAGGATATGCTGGCGGCGGAACAAGGATGCATCCGACTGTAACAAAAGAAGAAGTGAAACGGTTGGCGGAAGCGATGGCCTATAAGTATACGGCTTGCGAGTCCAAGACCACTGGAGGATGTAAAGCCGGGATTGCATATGATTACAAAGCGCCAGATGCCAAAGCAGTGTTACGTAGATTTTTGATTGCGATGATGCCATATGTGGATGCGGGAGTATCGTTAGGAAGCGATTTGGGAACCAATTACGATGATGTATTAAAAGTTTTTAAGGAATTCGGTATTGATATTCCTCTTACAAAGTCTATGAAACAGGATCAGAATGTTTTGCAAGGGATAAAAGCTTTTGATGATTTATTAGGGACAAAGGTTGATGGATTGTGTTTAAACGATGCAGTTACAGGCTATGGCGTAGCTTTCTCTGCTGATGAAGCCTGGAAATTTAAGCGTGGAAAGGAAGGAGCCACAGTAGTCATTCAAGGATTTGGGTGCGTAGGAGCAAGCTGTGCACTAAAAATGACACACTTAGGATATAAAGTTGTAGGAATCGCAGATGCAAATTTATTGGTCACTTGTGAGGAAGGTTTGGATATCCAAAAGCTTATCGACCACAAAAATGCCCATGGTGAAATGAATCCCGATTCTTTTGAATCCAATTATGTTATAAGATCAAACACTGAATGGCTGGATATAGATTGTGATATTTTAATTCCTTCTGCGTTGGAGGATGTTATTAATGAGACCAATGCACATAAAGTCAAAGCGAGTTTAATTGTAGAGGCAGCTAATATTCCAATCTCTCATGCAGGAGATAAGATTATAAAACAAAGAGGAATTGATATTGTTAATGATTTTGTTGCCAATCTTGGCGCTATCCGTTTTTATGATGCTGTTATCTTCGGGTTAGTTAAACCAGAATCTCAGGAGGTAATTGCAGATATTGAAAAGTTATGTAGAAAAAATACGTATAACCTCTTTACGGAAGCCAAAAAACGGAATGAATATCAAAGAGAGGTAGCCTATGAGATGTTTAAGCCGGCGGTTAGCGATTTACTAGAGTATGCAGAACCAGCTAAAGCAATATCTGTGCAACCGTAG
- a CDS encoding amino acid permease, protein MKSKQDNHSAELQRSMKSRHLFMLSLGGVIGTGLFLGSGATLNGAGPGGAVIAYLFGGLIMYLVMVCLGELAVAMPITGSFQVYATKYIGPATGFTLGWMYWLSWATTVGLEFTAAGMVMKRWFPSVPIWVWCILFIVLLFSLNALTTKSFAETEYWFAGIKVSAVVAFILIGGAAMFGFLDMNGKQAPLFSNFINNGGFFPNGFSAVFITMMAVVFSFQGSELMGIAAGESENPQKTIPKAIRSIIFRVLIFYVLAIIVIAALIPWKQAGLVESPFVAVFDSVGIPYAADIMNFVILTALLSVGNSGLYVCTRMLWSFSRSGIAHPVFGKLNARGVPFNALLISLSFALLSLLTSVIAAETLFVVLLSVTGMAGTLTWMSIALSQYNFRKRLIKSGDHVDELKYKVPFFPLIPILCFVLCTSLLVFMAFDPAQRSSLLFGLGCMGLCYMYYYLRYKRNDKHAISFKEDNSADLFLKEKA, encoded by the coding sequence ATGAAAAGTAAGCAAGATAATCATTCAGCAGAATTGCAACGTTCAATGAAAAGCAGACATTTATTTATGCTCTCTCTCGGTGGAGTCATTGGTACGGGTCTTTTTTTAGGCTCGGGCGCCACTCTTAATGGAGCCGGACCTGGCGGAGCCGTTATCGCATACTTGTTCGGAGGGCTCATTATGTATCTTGTTATGGTTTGTCTTGGTGAGCTAGCTGTGGCTATGCCGATAACGGGTTCATTTCAAGTGTATGCCACAAAATACATCGGCCCAGCCACAGGGTTTACACTTGGATGGATGTATTGGTTAAGTTGGGCAACAACGGTAGGTCTTGAATTTACGGCTGCCGGTATGGTAATGAAACGATGGTTTCCAAGTGTTCCTATTTGGGTATGGTGCATTCTCTTTATCGTGCTGCTTTTTTCTTTGAATGCGCTTACTACAAAGAGTTTTGCTGAAACAGAGTATTGGTTTGCGGGTATTAAGGTATCTGCCGTAGTTGCTTTTATCCTCATTGGAGGGGCAGCCATGTTCGGTTTTTTGGATATGAACGGAAAACAGGCACCTTTGTTTAGTAATTTTATAAATAATGGAGGTTTTTTCCCTAACGGATTTTCAGCGGTATTTATTACAATGATGGCGGTCGTCTTCTCTTTTCAAGGTTCTGAATTGATGGGGATTGCAGCTGGAGAAAGCGAAAACCCCCAAAAGACGATTCCGAAGGCGATTCGTAGCATTATCTTTCGTGTGCTCATATTCTATGTGTTAGCTATCATAGTCATTGCAGCGCTGATTCCATGGAAACAAGCCGGATTGGTTGAAAGTCCGTTTGTCGCCGTGTTTGACAGTGTGGGAATCCCTTATGCTGCTGACATTATGAATTTTGTTATATTAACCGCTTTGCTGTCTGTCGGGAATTCCGGTCTATATGTTTGTACGCGTATGCTATGGTCGTTCTCTCGGAGCGGGATAGCTCATCCGGTATTCGGAAAGCTAAACGCACGAGGAGTACCATTTAATGCATTGCTTATAAGTTTAAGTTTCGCTTTGCTTTCCCTACTTACGAGCGTGATAGCGGCAGAAACGCTTTTCGTTGTTTTGCTTTCTGTAACGGGGATGGCAGGTACGTTGACCTGGATGTCGATTGCACTGTCCCAATACAATTTCCGCAAACGATTAATTAAGAGTGGTGATCATGTGGATGAATTAAAGTACAAGGTACCGTTCTTCCCACTCATCCCTATCCTTTGTTTTGTATTATGTACCTCCCTGCTAGTATTCATGGCGTTTGATCCAGCTCAACGTTCTTCTCTCTTATTTGGGCTTGGTTGTATGGGACTTTGTTATATGTATTACTATCTACGATATAAGAGAAATGACAAGCATGCTATTTCGTTTAAAGAAGATAATTCAGCAGATTTGTTTCTTAAAGAAAAAGCGTAA
- a CDS encoding D-2-hydroxyacid dehydrogenase, with amino-acid sequence MILCTATEVTEEDINKVKEKTKEEVMQSKIFALSANEKQQVEILLTFGHYHDSISDEDLKQLPNLKWIQVMSSGIEQLPFQVMRSKNVLLTSARGVHAIPISEYVLSMILYFAKNIQHYKHLQKEKIWGYSEEVLDQMTEISGNIIGILGAGSIGSEIAKKAKAFGMRTLGLNSNGRSVDGFDKMYPINQIGELLPQCDYICAALPSNQETKHIIDARMISLMKDGVVFINVGRGDAVVENDLIQALRTEKITAAALDVFQEEPLPPHHPFWGIDNLVITPHVSSCTSKYIPRTLDIFFENYRCYKKKRFEAMINRIDFHI; translated from the coding sequence TTGATTTTATGTACGGCAACTGAAGTAACGGAGGAAGATATAAATAAAGTGAAAGAGAAAACAAAAGAAGAGGTTATGCAAAGTAAAATTTTCGCTCTCTCTGCAAATGAAAAGCAGCAGGTTGAGATTTTGCTGACATTCGGACATTACCACGATTCTATATCAGATGAAGATTTGAAGCAGCTCCCAAATCTTAAGTGGATTCAGGTGATGAGTTCCGGTATCGAACAGCTCCCTTTTCAAGTGATGAGAAGCAAAAATGTATTGCTCACCTCTGCAAGAGGCGTTCATGCGATCCCTATTAGTGAATATGTGCTGAGCATGATTTTATATTTTGCAAAAAATATTCAACATTATAAGCATCTGCAAAAGGAAAAGATATGGGGATACTCAGAAGAAGTCTTGGATCAGATGACAGAAATTTCAGGAAATATAATCGGGATTTTAGGGGCGGGAAGTATTGGCAGTGAAATCGCAAAAAAAGCAAAGGCATTCGGAATGCGTACATTAGGCTTAAATAGCAACGGTAGATCTGTCGATGGTTTCGATAAGATGTATCCTATAAATCAGATAGGTGAATTGCTGCCACAATGCGATTATATTTGTGCTGCACTTCCTTCCAATCAAGAAACGAAACATATTATTGATGCAAGAATGATTTCCTTAATGAAAGATGGTGTTGTGTTCATTAATGTCGGTCGAGGAGATGCAGTGGTTGAAAATGATTTAATTCAAGCTCTGAGGACAGAGAAAATTACGGCTGCAGCTTTGGATGTTTTTCAGGAAGAACCTCTTCCGCCTCATCATCCGTTTTGGGGTATTGATAATCTGGTCATTACGCCTCATGTTTCTTCTTGTACAAGTAAGTATATTCCGAGAACATTAGATATTTTTTTCGAAAATTATCGTTGTTATAAGAAGAAACGATTCGAAGCTATGATTAATCGGATAGATTTTCATATATAA
- a CDS encoding class II aldolase/adducin family protein, producing MTTYLQLPVFKTVTEERRHRKERLAGAFRLFSKFGFDEGVAGHITVRDPEYTDHFWVNPYGKHFSQICVSDLLLINHQGEIVEGDRPVNQAAFAIHSEVHKARPDVVAAAHAHSVYGKTWSALGRLLDPITQDACQFYNDHGLFDDFTGVVYENEEGERIAKALGQYKAVILRNHGLLTVGQSVDSAAWWFITMERSCQSQLLAEAAGTPVFIDEKYAQLTAQQTGVEYEGWLSFQPLWDRIRKEQPDFLE from the coding sequence ATGACTACGTATCTGCAATTGCCTGTATTTAAAACAGTAACGGAAGAGCGCAGGCACCGTAAAGAACGGCTGGCCGGTGCCTTCCGCCTCTTTTCTAAATTTGGGTTTGATGAAGGAGTTGCAGGGCATATTACCGTGCGGGATCCGGAATATACGGATCATTTCTGGGTCAATCCATATGGAAAGCATTTTAGTCAAATTTGTGTATCTGACCTTTTGCTTATTAACCATCAAGGAGAGATTGTAGAAGGTGATCGGCCTGTGAACCAAGCCGCTTTTGCAATTCATTCAGAAGTTCATAAGGCTCGTCCGGATGTGGTGGCGGCAGCACATGCTCATTCAGTATACGGAAAAACTTGGTCAGCGTTAGGACGGTTACTGGACCCAATTACCCAGGATGCTTGCCAGTTCTACAATGATCACGGGTTATTTGATGATTTTACCGGCGTAGTCTACGAGAATGAAGAGGGAGAGCGCATTGCCAAAGCCCTTGGCCAGTACAAAGCTGTTATTTTACGTAATCATGGACTGCTAACAGTGGGACAATCCGTTGATTCAGCTGCTTGGTGGTTCATTACTATGGAACGTTCATGCCAGTCGCAATTGTTGGCTGAAGCGGCTGGGACACCCGTTTTTATTGATGAAAAGTATGCCCAATTGACCGCTCAGCAAACAGGTGTTGAATATGAGGGATGGCTCAGCTTTCAGC